Below is a genomic region from Ostrea edulis chromosome 10, xbOstEdul1.1, whole genome shotgun sequence.
ttctcgagtgggacgttaaacaatatacagtcaatcaaaAACCAACAGTGGAATAATAGTATCAGTCAAAAGGAAAAAGTTACAAAGCAATATTCTAATTGTATATCTCAATAATCTCACGAATGTTCTCAAATGATTCCAGAAGATTTCTCATTGATCTAATAGAATGTCAGAAATgtctcattatatatatatcatctcAATCAAAATCAAGTCTATTTCTCGACCATGTCGAATAtgttctcaaatgattcgaAAGCTATTCTAAGTCATCTGATATTTTCTCGCAAGTATGCCAAATAGCATCTGGTCTCTTGAAATTCAACGTTCTTAAAACATGTtaaagtttacatttctttttctCAAACAAttctcggtaaaaaaaaaacaaaaaacaaaaaaactagGCCTATAGTTTTTTACTGTAATAACAATTAtacataaaatattattttataatttctGTATAATAGATGACACCAGGCGAGGATTGAAGGAGGATTTTCACATCCACTGtacattatgaattttttttttaatatatgtgatattgatattttgtaacAATAATAAAATTTCTATATACAACCTAGAAACCGACTACTTGAGGAATCCTAGCCTCTAGCAGTGTAGCGACGAACTCTTGTGTGTGGAATGAAATACCTAAAGCTAAACCATTGAaagcaaatttacaaattgaCAATACTGCTAATTATACAAGTACtataaaacattatttactataataataattaatacatgtatataattttgtaaTTACTGTACTATAAATATGCCCAACCCAGGGGCCCCTTGTACCCTAGGTGGGAATTAAAAGGTGGTCTCTTCGGAGATCTTACCCCCGACTTGTCAACCTGTTACTTGATAATAAGGACTTGCAAAACTAAAACATTAAGCCTAGATACCTctgaatgtttttcaaatgattccaAAACAATATTGTGGTCCTCATTAATTATATCCCCTGcaacaaagtttttttttgggggggggggggggttatactggaatcggttgtctgtctgtagacgcaatggcttccgggctctaaagtgttatcatttccacctacagtcaccacatcatacatatggactactcatgggacgaagatgttccctatcgattttgaggtcaaaaggtcaaagataaagcgcactggacatcaaagtagcattatggtttccgggctctaaagtggtatcatttccacctacagtcaccatatcatacatatggactacccatgggatgaagatgttccctattactttggggtccaaaggtcaagcgcactccTAGATAAGAGACTACCGAAGGTTTTTGGGCATGCCCTTTCTTTTCTACACTCAGGAAAGAAGTAATTTTTACATATTAACACCTTTTtagagattggggtaagcggggtgTATTCTTAGCGAGCATtgttcacagtacctcttgtttttatataaACTCGTTTCCTCTCAATTTACCAGAACAAAGGGAAGATATCTAATTTCTTACTGGTCTTGTAAGTTGTGTCAAAATTGCAACGTTAGCTCTAAATTAAAAGTTTGGGTCTGGATACGATTGCGTACTAATGATACAAGTCAAATTTCTACACCAGAACACACTAATGCAACAAATCGATAGTTCTCATCACGGTCaatacaatgaatacatgtacagtacaatGTTAATGCGACAAATCAACAGACATAGATATCAAATACATAGTTCTCATCACGGTCAATACAATGAATGTATGTACAGTACAATGTTAATGCGACAAATCAACAGACATAGATATCAAATACATAGTTCTCATCACGGTCAATACAATGAATGTATGTACAGTACAATGTTAATGCGACAAATCAACAGACATAGATATCAAATACATAGTTCTCATCACGGTCaatacaatgaatacatgtacagtacaatGTTAATGCGACAAATCAACAGACATAGATATCAAATACATATTCATCTTAAGTACAGTCAACACATAATACTGTTATCTTTAGTACTCCATTCATACAAATCATAAGTAGGTGACTCAGGTCCGGTGAGTTCTCCCGCCTCCTTGTTTACTCCAAGCCACGCCTTCCAACCCACATGATGTTTCAAAACATGTCAAATACATTTACTTGCTATCTTAACAcgagaatatttttgaaatgataaGTATTTTAAGAAACTATTTGGTACTGCGTCGGTATTGTGACAGAAACGCAAATGCAAGGGTGCAAAGAAGCCTCTGCATGCCTATTACAGAACTCCATTTGATTGAAATACTTCATATTAAACCGACAGGGATCGAGTAATCGCTGGCGAATCTCAATCACCAAAGCACCGCAAACAAGAGTACACGATTCCACGAAGTGAATTACATGTAAGGAATATTTACTCCCAGCTTGTATTTTTTATACGAGACATAAGCACATCACAGACCTTACAACAAGTTTTACAAGTATGAACAGTTGCAAAACGTTAGAAAATGATAACCTAACATGGCCTTACGTCGAGTCGGtgattttgagagagagagagcgctcgcagagagagagagagagagagagagagagagaacaatatCTGAATTCAAAATTGTCCTACGCTAAACGAACCGTCATATATTCTCAGCTCTTGTTTATGATTTGACTTGTACATGTTCCGATATTTCCGATCGCTAAAGAAGTAAACAAAGGGATTGATGACAGCGTTCATGGCTACGATGTCGGTGGCGTAAGTATAAAACGCATCTTCTCGGATAGACATCCTCCGGAAGCTGGGGTCCGTTCTCTTGAAGGCCATGAACATATACAAAGTAAGAAACAGGAAATAGCACACCATGATTGTCACAGTCACGATCAGAATTGTAATGGTGTATGTGATACTTCTCGACAGAGCCACCTTCTCACCTTCGTCGTCTTTTGCATCCTTGGTGTcacttgatacatgtatcttgccGTTTCCTCCGGAAGTTGGCAGTTTTAGCGTCTCGTTTTCGGGTGTCTTGTCTATGACGCTTGCTTCATCTCTATCTTGAATTACATTTGGATCTTCGATCGAGGGTTGGGATACCACTATCCTAGTTTTGTGTTCCGTGTTTTGTGTCGTCCGTTTGGATTCGTCGTTCATTTCTTGTTgacattttcttgattttacgTCATCAGTCTCTTTTTCAATAGTGACCATACTCATATCTGTCTGATCTACATTGCAGGTTGTGATTTCGGTACGGTCCGCTGTATTCGGTAATGTAAGGTTTGATTGATATAACACTCTAATAATCTTGAAGTTACAAAATCCTATAATAAAGCAGCTTGCGAATGTCCAAACAAGTAAACAGCCGATATATACATTCGGGAGAAATTCGACCACTTGCTTTTCTGCGAACCAACATCTTCTGATTTGAAAACCTTCAACTTGGAATTGTTGAAGACCAACGATGAAAGGAACCGGTAGACACAGAACCACTGACAGGAGAGAGCAAAGGAATAGGTAAATGAATATGCGAGTGATAGTTGTTTGTGAAGTGTTGGACTTGTAAAGACGTTGATGCCTGTAAATAGCTAAAACTGAAACAAAAAATGAAGATGCAAGACCGGCGGAAAACCCAAAGTAGTGAGTAATTTTGCAAGCAATCTCTGACTTGACGTCCATCACATAACGTAGTCTTTCGTATTCCTTAGAGACAAACAGCAACATGGTCATCAAATCGCAAACGGCCAAGATTAAGATAATGGCTTCTGATGGCGTTTTCTTTCTCTGTATTCGCCGGAAGAAATGAATGACTAGACTGTTGCCTAGGATACCGATGAAGTACAGGACGAGGACTAGCACGCTATACGGAAGTCTGGCAAGTCGCTCGCTGTAGGTCAAGTCCAAAAAACCCGGATCTGTGGTATCTCGGGAGGTATTCATACTGCGAACTGTAAAATATGGAAATTGGTTGAAAGGCACTGTTTTAACTCTTGTGTATGATTAAgccaacaaataaaaaaaagtgaTTGACCAATATACTGACAAAagagtacatacatgtagcatgtaCGTGTTCCTGCGGTCTGTACTGAATATAAACAATcaacagctacatgtatatatggtgGTGGATCTAAAAGGGTGTTACAGGGGCTGTACCCCCATTGTTTGAACAtcttaaacaaaaattgtagattttttgttttggtgtTTTCAACCCCCTCCCCATTCAGGCGGAAAAGGTGCAAACTTAGATCTTTGAATTTTTTCTGAATCCGCCTCTGTGCGAGTTGCCTAATAAAGACAATATCACGTATGCTATGAAAGAAACGTTTACCACAGATGCTGTTCATCACTTTCAAGGATGAAGAAATAGGCTAgcaattcattttaaaaaatattctagaattGGATTCGTTTGTTGGACGCGTTTGGATGGGATATTTGTATGCAGCAGCTATAAAACTTATACATCCTTATGATATATATAGAACAAGTTAGTATATGTCGTGTAAAACTTGTACATCCTTATGATATATATAGAACAAGTTAGTAGATGTCGTATAAAACTTACAGCCTTATGATATATATAGAACAAGTTAGTATATGTCGTATAAAACTTATACATCCTTATGATATATATAGAACAAGTTAGTATATGTCGTGTAAAACTTGTACATCCTTATGATATATATAGAACAAGTTAGTAGATGTCGTATTAAACTTGTACATCAAGTGGGTGTCGTGGTTCCTTGTTTTCGTGTCAAGGTTGTTCATGGTTACAATCCAGGGACCCGTTTATGAAAGAGGTGTAGATTTTGGCGTAAAAGTTTACCCCACTAACGCTAGTATGCCCAAAAAAGCAATCGCACATTTGCGGACCTTTCCGGCAAACAGTAAAACGAAAACGCTTTTCCCGAGTTTGTCGTAAAAAcccgagaagttgcgattgACACTGGAAGCATGCGCATTACATTATCATATTTCTGTTTACTACGATAACATGAGACAGATCAGTAATCTCTcgttaaaaaatataaacattacaaaaataCATCTAGACCAGGGTTTGACAGGGCAGAGATTTAGGGCTATCTTGAGGCCCCTAATGAATCCAGGACAAGCCGAGGTGGAAATCTCATGTAAACTGGTGAATTTTCAGCATATTTAGTTTTCAGAATGGGAAACTTGCAAAAAatgtatttagattttttaaaatcttatgttttcattttaaattcagtCAAGTAAAGGGATTTGAAACGTAAGGAAAGTATATAGAAGTTTGAAGCCACCCCGGACTGAAAAATGTCGGGATATTTGGAGTCATTTTAAAAGACACATAAAATTCCCATTCTGTGTACTTGTTCTGTGCTTGTTCGTTCTGTTGATGGTTTACTGCtggttttgaaaaatgtttcgtttaacattttttttccaaactgGATATTAGAACCAATCGACGGAACACATAAAAATAAGGAAGTTTGCGAATGATATCTGTAAAtagtataatttttatttttatattttatcaattgaaGGTAtcacacttacatgtatttcatttacatttccacggatatatattttttggtgaTATCTTTTGTAATAGCATCTTTTGATTTCTGCGTCAATTAAAGGCCAAGTTCTTGATTTCTATTTGGAATATGACGTCACCAAGTTATAAGTTCCTTGCAAATGTATAGACTACCACATTTGGACCGGGCACAATTTCATGCTCGAACTGCAACATTCTTCGCAGCCACTTAACGTATTTTAATCATGTATGGCGCCTACACTTTGTGAAGCTTAGAAAAAAGCGAATTTTGGCCaattgaaaaaagaagaagacagGAATAACAAATTGGAGATTCAAAGCTAAAATAAATCACAGTtttgttagcgcttcatgaaatatgatggcgtgaagcattgcagttgaTACCCTTTTacaattcataccctcatatataatcacttcacatgtcattcatatttgaaattGGATAAAATTAATGGTTAGAGAACCTCTAGTTGTAATTTTTGCTTTTAACATAatcatctttatttttgcatttcttgTGATGGATAGGGACAACTAGGGATTTCTTTCTGCCTCACTTGTCCTTCTATCCGCCCGCCTATCATACCATAgacgggttagaataggtcctcagtaccccttgcttgtcgtaagaggcgactaaatggggcggtccttcggatgagactgcaaaaaaaaaaaaaaaaaaaacgaggacccgcgtgtcacagcaggtgtggcacgataaagtttcctccttgctcaatggccgtgagagccgagcataggcctaaaatttgcagcccttcaccggggatattgacgtctccatattagtgaaaaaatTTCGAGcggtacgttaaacaatatccaaccaaCCAACATACCACAGCATTTTTTGTAACAATGAGATACAATTTGTTGTACATATACCCTTAGTTTTGGGGCTGTACATCCATTTTCAAATGCTAGATCATGGAATTACTGTGACCGAATAAAAGATTACAAGGGGAATTCTGCTACAACATACAAGTCATTCTATACTGTTTTCTTACCTTGTAGATCAGACAGTTGTTTCATAAATCCAATAGAACGATACGAAGACGATCTGCTTTTATAGCGTTTTTTCAAGATCGCTCAGCGACCTTAAGAGGGTTGGGTTTTACATCAATGGTACTTTTGATGAAAACCTCTCACGAGACATTGTATGTTTCATACGTCATGCCAGGTGAATGCTTTGTAAATAAAGAGCAACACAAAGGGCTATGTGGATGTTGTCCATCAATAACATAGGTATGAATGGTCGTGAAATGAGTTTTACCGTATAATAAATACCGATATCATGTGACATTGTATACTTGATATTTACAGAACTACACGATTACCCGGATAAAACCaatttaatattctttttacGGAGAAACTGCTTATTGAGGTTTTCAAAGCCAAAGAGAAAATGCGAAATCAATCCAGCGGGAAATGTTCGCGCAGACGCGGAGGATCACCTGTTGTCATAGCATGGTTCATGTCTATCACTTCCTGTTTTCTCCATTAAAGTTCTATAGAATTTTTCGTTTTTGCAAATTAAGTCTAAATTTTTGCATTATACACGATCTGATATAGATAATATTCGGTATCAATAAACCcatcaaaatgtttatttaattgtGTATTTTATGATTTCCGTCTTGACGTTCAGAGATCCTCTTTCTATTGAAGCCTAAGTTTATGTATTGTTGGATTTTTCTTTGATGACAATTGTAAAGATGAAGCCAACGTTGGATGGCCCAAATGGTGtgctttatttcattttcaattaaacaacaTCAAAGTAGTGTATTAAAGTAAAATACTTATGATATACACCTAGTAAATATCTCACAAGTGTGTATTACGAAATCTTAGCATAATaaatgggtatatatatatatatatatatatatatatatatatatatatattaataatttttttatttacgaaattttcacTTCACACATATATCACTGTTGCATACATATGagaaataggttacatgagtaTTTTCACACAACATATTCACTTTGAAATATGAACTCAATAACATAAGGTATACTGTCTGCATTTCATATTTATCTTATTCTTTTATGTACGTATATGTAtgatgtaaaaatctttttcaggggggagagagaggggggagagagagagaggggggagtgagagagagaggagagagagaggtacataagtattattttcttggtaacagattttgataactataatagatctagatatgatatatctattgatcaaaccacacaaaaaagaaatacaaaccTAATGGTTGAAAAAGTACctatagacctacatgtatgtactaatCATAAGTTTTCACATATTCTCTGCCAGTGAGTTTCATATTCATCATATCTACAGTTTCTTAGCAGCAAGTACTTCTCAACCATAATTCTGTACGTAACTGTTTTTTAATCGCAGATATATGTACTTGCGgactattttgatatttacaagaaaaatatattgatttttctacaagcaaattcaaattttgaaatttatacatatgtctattacagtatttaccaaaTAGTACAATGAGCTTGTCAAAAACGGATATGAAACAGTTCTAAAATCCATTGTTCAACACCACACcatatttcctttatttgtaTACAATCAAAAAAATAGATGTTCTAATGTTTCAATATCAACACCACAAAAGCTGCACATTGGAGAGTCTTTAATTTTCAGTTTTGATGGTAAGGAGTATTCTATGAAGTATCTGAAATTGCAGCCAATGCAATTTTGACTCTTGTGCAACTTTGAAGGGGAGTTCAAAAATCATATTCCAATTAGTTTCAGCACAATTATACccattttctttccatttcttttACAGAAGTAATGGGTAATACTTCATCTTTACAATTTATAAAACCATTCATACCAAGTCAGGCAAAagttgaccttttgacctgttATAATTTTAGGTTTCATTGTATGCTATAATTGGATCAGTGAGATACCTATTTATTACTGCCATCACAGTTCTGAAGGTCTAGCACCtggtgttttttgttgttgttttttttttttttttttttttctataactATGTGGTTTTGTCTGTTGTGATGAAGATGATTTTATTGTCATAAACCAGTATACAAAAGGTGTAGAGAATTACAAAAACCatcgtacaatacacaaagtcagtatgACGTACGGGTAGAATACACGGTTCTAAAGGTCTATCACCTACATGTGGTGTTTTAATAACTATTTTCTATGGTATGTGACTGCAGCTACTCCAGTGTCACACAGTTTCCATGATGAGGAGAACATGTAGGAGAGTTGTTTTGATATAGTCGGTTCTTACTTTAAATTACATGAGGGTGACTGACATTGGACTATTCACTGAATAAAGGAAAGGCGTATTAATACCTGCATGTATATGTTTCCATGATGAGGAAAACATGTAGGAGAGTTGTTTTGATATAGTCGGTTCTTACTTTAAATTACATGGGGGTGACTGACATTGGCCTATTCACTGAATAAAGGAAAGCAGTATTGATACCTGCATGTATATGTTTCCATGATGAGGAGAACATGTAGGAGAGTTGTTTTGATATAGTCGGTTCTTACTTTAAATTACATGGGGGTGACTGACATTGGCCTATTCACTGAATAAAGGAAAGCAGTAttgatacctgtatatatatgtatacgtTGTGTGGTCAAATGTAAGCTTTTATACAACGACAGAGAAAGAGCTCGCCCATGGAGATATTATTAGTGCTGGTTCTGTATGGCGATCTTGAAGGCCTATACAGAGTCGTCATGCACGATTTTATTTGGTAGGTAGTCCCACTTGATTTCAGTGTCCACAAAAATTCGTGTTTTGTCTTGTGGGTTCGCTTTGCAACTGTTGGTGTTATTGCACACACGTATTTCTGTAAAGggtataagcctcaaactgtccattctgtgagagaaagaacttatcgaggcccgtagggccgagatcagttctttctctcacagaatggacagtttgaggcttatatcctacttaaaacaatttaagttttgatgcgatataataatagccaatggaattaaaaaaaacttgtgaatcttaaagttgaagcagagaattctaccaaggggaaatatcgttttaagtgtttcagtgagtTTTACTATATCTGTGTTGACTCCTCCACCAACTTTTACATAAGAATGAGCCTTAAACTGATTGTTCTTTCTTCCAAGATTTCGAGTTATGATTCTTGCCACATTTTCCTGATGGTTCCTATTTCTCTCGCCCTGGGTACAATCTTTTTTATGAATGGCCTTGATTCGCTTTGGATCTTCTCTAATTTATCGATATCACTTTGCTGGTGCGGGCTACAAATAGTTGCTCCGTGTTTTATGATCGATCTTACAAGTTATATATGTAAGCAATCGTTTTGCACATTTTTGGAATATTTTCCAGATTTCTTAACACTGAAATGATCTCAGCTATAATTCGCTTTCTTACTTTGGTTTTGTCAAACACGGATCACTGAATATAACAGAGGTTGAATCAGGTctctaggagtaagcatccccaatcatccggtcacatccgctgtgaggactatatcttgatcaggtaaacggagcaatccacAGTCAAAATTAATGTGTGAAAAACGACCTTCCAAttaatatgaaacacgtcagacagcatttgacccaatgataggtagtattggcaaaccagatcgttataacgaccatagaatttcctaaatgctgactttaaacgaggctaTTGAAATCTCCGTAacgtcaacttgtttgtcagtagcttgcctcgatttaaaaactgatcatacgcagaataagctcttgcataatgaatcagttgagaaacacaAACATCACGCAGGTGATATGTTACCTTGAATTTCATATTGATGGAGTTTATGTATCATGTGGAGACCCAGTCCAATGCATTGGAGAAGTCTACTAGTATTACTGCGTCTCATAATATTGATATTGACCTTTATTTAACTATTTCGTTTTTTAATTATGAATGTCAAACTGACAATAATTGCGTCCGTGTTGATATGCATTTGATTGCTGATTGAACAGGAATTAAGAAAATGTTTGATAATTGACATTCATAATACATAATCTCTGGCAAAATTGACCCAAACACATGTTACATACAACTTCTGAATATTCCGAGTACGATTATTGAAGACAATGATATAAACAACACAGTAATTATTACCGAAGACATGACTGCATTAAGTAACCTGGTACCCAAATTATGACCACATTTAACGATCCAGGTACAATATCTGAAGAACCAATGTTATTAACAGATTTTACAATTTGATAAAACAATGTGCAATTTTAGCAAAGAGGAGCTCATATTACGACTATATATTCCACGTACAAGATACGAGAGGGAAATAAACATTCTTAACAACAGAATAATTATTGCTATTCAAAGATGGAGAACAGCAGTTTTGGTAACTCGGGCAGGCATCTGGCTAATCAATCTTTGCATGTGATCATAACTTAATTTATATGTTAAACTAACCGGGGgcgggggggggtgtcaaaagGGCGAAGGGGTAAGAGGGAGGAGGTATCTACCCACTCACCCTCCTATTTGTtgcttcatgtacatgtatcatcgcAAGGAAAATAAATCTTTGCTCTTAGCAATGCCAGGACTCCATCAACATACTATATAAGATTAATGTATTACCCTAAATGCAGGGGACTTAATTCATATGATTATACCTATATCTGTGATATAATAATGTTTCAAGCAACACATAACTGCAAggataatatcttcaaataggAACTAGCAACTAGatagcatcccctgttgactggacACACCAACCATGGGctctatatattgatcaggtaaatggagtaatccgttgtcATCACCAGTATGCAtctgaaacacgtcagacagcatttcttCCAGTGATAGCTTGATTTTGCAAATGAGATCATTACAACGTttatagaatttgagaaatgctgacttttaactagactgttgaaactcctgtaacatcaacttgtttgtcagtagactgcctctatttaaaaactgatcatacgcagaacatgctcttgcgtattgcgatgtgataaaatcattttcaaCATACAAAAGACAGAtagtaaagaaaaaagaaatta
It encodes:
- the LOC125666409 gene encoding opsin Rh3-like, translating into MNTSRDTTDPGFLDLTYSERLARLPYSVLVLVLYFIGILGNSLVIHFFRRIQRKKTPSEAIILILAVCDLMTMLLFVSKEYERLRYVMDVKSEIACKITHYFGFSAGLASSFFVSVLAIYRHQRLYKSNTSQTTITRIFIYLFLCSLLSVVLCLPVPFIVGLQQFQVEGFQIRRCWFAEKQVVEFLPNVYIGCLLVWTFASCFIIGFCNFKIIRVLYQSNLTLPNTADRTEITTCNVDQTDMSMVTIEKETDDVKSRKCQQEMNDESKRTTQNTEHKTRIVVSQPSIEDPNVIQDRDEASVIDKTPENETLKLPTSGGNGKIHVSSDTKDAKDDEGEKVALSRSITYTITILIVTVTIMVCYFLFLTLYMFMAFKRTDPSFRRMSIREDAFYTYATDIVAMNAVINPFVYFFSDRKYRNMYKSNHKQELRIYDGSFSVGQF